TTACACATATGCATAGAGTAGCCTTAGATCTCCAAAAGAGTTTCCAGCATTTCCTCATGGAATGTTCTCTAAGCTATGAACTAGCAGAAATTAAATTCAAACGAGAAGAATACAAAAGAAGTGGGACAGGAAAAGAGCTCGAGAGCAAAAGGACAAAAAATATTGAGTGTACATAAgtgctttttataattttaaactgaccttgctgctgctgctgctgctaagtcacttcagtcgtgtccgactctgtgcgacccctgagacagcagcccaccaggctcccccgtccctgggattctccaggcaagaacactggagtgggttgccatttccttttccaatgcatgaaagtgaaaagtgaaagtgaagtcgctcagtcgtgtctgactcttagcgaccccatggactgcagcctaccaggctcttccatccatgggattttccaggcaagagtactggagtggggtgccattgccttctctgaaagtgaCCTTAGATGACCTTAAATATTATCTCTCTGAGCATTTGTTTCTGCATTTATAATATGAAGATAATTAATCCTGTGTTCTAGCTATTGTTATAAGGAATAAATAGGACAGAATCTATGAAGACATTTTATTTCATTGCCAGATTAACACGGAATTCTTGGTAAAGGGTAACTACACACATGTTTACACACACCTGTGTTTTGGGTGTGCATGtgaatggacagatggatggatagatgggtgtgTACATGACAGATAGAAAGGTACAAATAGATTACagtaataaatgcaaaaaagtgaGAATCAGAAGCTTTATTAATATGTCTACATTCACATCATTAGAGGTTCCCTTTCACCACTGGTAACCAATAGTGTGTTTCctatctgtgaatctgcttcttcttttttcaaattaattaatttgtcttaattttgcatcaggtcttagttgcagcaggcagaaTCTTGTTGtcttttgtgggatctttgtagTACATGAATTGTCTAGTTGTGAAgtgtgagcttagttgctccatggcatgtgaggtcttagctccctgaccaggagtcaaatccacgtcccctgcattgcaaggcggttcttttttttctttttttttgtaattttaattttattttatttttaaactttacataattgtattagttttgccaaatatcaaaatgaatccatcacaggtatacatgtgctccccatcctgaaccctcctccctcctccctccccataccatccctctgggtcgtcccagtgcactagccccaagcatccagtatcgtgcattgaacctggactggcatctcgtttcatacatgatattttacatgtttcaatgccattctcccaaatcttcccaccctctccctctcccacagagtccatttgaatcagttctaatgaggtggatgaaactggagcctattatacagagtgaagtaagccagaaggaaaaacaccaatacagtatactaacgcatatatatggaatttagaaagatgataacaataaccctgtgtacaagacagcaaaagtgacactgaTGCAAGgcggttcttaaccactgggccaccagggaagtccttgtgtcCTTTTTTGTGTCAAGATCCAGAAGACCCTGAGGTTGTTGCCTGCCCTCTAGTGGGTGAAACCAGGTCCTGGGGTTAGTGAAGAACTACCTTCAGGTAGAGCAGCCCTGGAGTCTGATTGCAGGGCCCAGGGATCCCAGATCTGGTGTCAGGCTGCTGGTGAGGGGGTGCTGGTTCCTGTCACGATTGGGTACACGGTCTGGCCTAGGGTGTCCTAAAGCTTGTGTTGGCCTGCTAGTGGTGAGGGCTGAGGTTAAGCTGATCCCAGGGCATGGTCTGGCCTGCTGTGAACAGGCTGTCTGACTATCATTTTCTCACCTCTGGTGTTTGCTCCCTAGTGGGTAAGGCTGACTCAGAGTCCAGAGTGGGCTCCTTGGAGAGCAAGATCACTGGTAGGTGAGCCTGGGTCCTGGGGCCCTCCTGTGGGCCAACCATGGCCATAGGCTACTGTGGGCTCGGAAGAACTTTATGCAGCCTATGGCCTGTCTTctgtgggtggggctgggtggCCCCACCGAGCAAGGGGTGTGACCTGAAGCCTGCCATTACTGGCATCTACTTTCTATTGAGCAAGGTCAGGTCTTGGTGCCAAAGAGCTAGAGGGAAGATTCCAGGATGACTTCGTCCTACACCAGCATTTACCTGCCAGAAGAAGCTCCCAGTGTGGAAGCCGTTTGCTTCCACCAGTGTCCATGTCTCCACGATGAGATGCAGGCCCTCCCAGCCTCTACAGGAGATGCTCCAAGAGAAGCAGGTGGGTCTGGCTCAAGCTCCTATCAAATTTCTGCTTTTGCCCTGGGTCCTGAAGTGTGTGAGATTCTGTGTGTGCCTGCCGGGGTCTAGCCCTGGCTGAttcagggtattcgaaggggagacagcttccgcaaggatcaggatacaatagcttcaattatacattaattagagatgtaaagagtaatagaatgtggatagctcagtaggaaaattcagtggagaaaagaggctgagtagcttgatttacgtgggagaccaataaaacttcaagacaagaagcttgcaccacttacgtaggctgcaggcgtccttccattctcccgaaggagaggagaaggagaggaaacactgaggcctccccggtcggatcttagaagcccaggcataattagtaagcatggcgggttccacgctccagatggagactcagccagagtttgagagagagagagagagacatggggagaccagtatttcgaggaactgatcccaattctttattttccagagtctgtttttatacactgagatgttatacaaaagtcacctggggacagcagtcctgacttttattaaagtcaagtgcttcatacaaatgtatacagaggtcttagaggtgttacatcatcttctggccaggggggcctgctgacaatttttgaccctctccttgtgacagtggtcagtcaaccagaacacttttttctccaagggtgattattcttaaaacagacgccacccaaataaagttacattcctacagggtgagggtgtagtgggttttggttaaggaaagaatttacttagcctaaggtctaatgtgatttatatcaaagattaatacttatttcttctatatattcattaatgtgtgtaagggcaggggatgtggagtcttagcaacaaacattggctcaacaaatgaaaaacccttcaccaatacaatttctaatcagcccactatacttatactaatggttttctaaggaacctgtttttagaagatttaaagcatctcgtgcctctcacggttgggaggctgtgagcaatcacatgtggccggacaagcctgtaaggtaggctagagaaccttcagaggagtttgtaagttgAAACACTCCTgccacgcccaggaattattattaactggagctctaagttaactccttctccgaaagaggtgatgggggacagccccccgtaaagtcagaggtgtagggtagagcacaaagtagtaaagtaagcaggctctggttatgggggtagatgctcgagaatttccaggggaactcctgaggctcgatcccgcctttgcgtatgtcgagcctccttcctcatgacctttgccatgggcggagtgcctcatgCCGGCCCCCAACATGTGCCCTTTAAGAGTGACGGTTCTATTTCCCCAGTCCTATGAGACTCCTAAAATTAAACCCCGCTGAACTTCAGAGCCAAATGCCCTGTGTGCCCATCCTTCAGGTGCGGAATCCCTAGGCTGAGGGATCTGAGGAGCCTAAGgaactctcacatctgtgggAGAACCTCTACAATATAATTACTCTCCAGTTTGTGAATCACCCGCATGGGGCATACGGGACTTGACTAAACTGTGAGTTCACCCCTCTTACCCATCTCTTTATGGCTCTTTATTTATATCCTTAGTTATAGAAGATATTTTCTGGTAGGTTTCAGTCTTTTTcattgatggttgttcagcaggtAGCTGTGATTTTGATGTGCCTGTGAGTTGAGGTGACCCCAGGGTGTTCCTACTCCGACATCTTCACCCATCTCTCTTTTATATGTTAAGTTTATGCAGCATTTTTATGATGTTCAGTAATGAAATGTTATAGATTTACGATTAAGAACAAGAAAAGGTGCTCACTCTTGTACCCTTCAACCTAGTAGAGTTCTAGCTGTTGTCAGTGATAcaagaaaattaaaggaaataaaagttgatTCTGTTggtgtttctttttatgtaatCATACTGTCTGAAATCATTGCAGATACATCTCTTCCATTAGAATCCTTTACCCTTTTTATTGTGATAATGAAACTGAAGGAAACCGGAACATGTCACCTCAAAATTTGCCTTTTGATATAAAAATGACTTTGAGTTGAAGGCATGTAGAAACCAATAAACAGCAGGGAAAATTCATTGTGCCTGCCTTTGTTTCTGCCCAAAGACAGGATACAAATTCTCTCAATTACTCTATTAATTTCTCCCTAAATATTTGCCTTCTCACAGTTGGCCACTCTTAAAAGTCAAAAACTGCTTTTTCTGTCCTCTCATTTTTTCTAGAAATGTATTGTCCTTTGTGGAAGATGCTCCATTAGTTGGGGTTCTAAGCTATTGCTTTTAATTATTCTTCATTTAGGTTTTTCCCAAGTGGTGTGCACCACAGTCATTaataaattgtttttctcttattaatctgtctttttgtttaaaaaaaaaaaagccagctgaAAACCCAAGATGTGTATAGTTAAAGTTTTGCCTCCCCTACAAAACCTAAAAACTTCACTTTCAACCACTAAGTCTGTGATACAACTCTGAATAGAGACAGAGTGTAtgacatcttttttatttttttcttcaaatttttctttttctggtattaaatgtgtgtgtgcctgtgtgtacacAATCTTCCCAGATTGTTTTTATATCTGCTAatggtatgacagaggatgaaatggttggatggagtcaccgactcaatggacatgagtttgagaaagctctgggagttggtgatgggcaaggaagcctgatgtgttgcagtccatggggtcacaaagagtcagacatgattgaatgactgaactgaataatgtgtCAGACATGGCGATCTTAGTCATTAATAGAATTATTACTGTTTGTTCCTAATGTCCTAACATTTCCACAAGTGCTAAATTCCTTCTCCTTTGTAATTTATTCTGCTCAGTACAAATTGCTGTTTTTAGCTTAACATGCTTTTGCTCAAAGAAATTAAACTTCTGCCCTCTGTTGcttaccaaattaaaaaaaaaaaaatttatcttacATTTCAATTCTTCTGTCATACATACTTatgactttcttttcttccctatcTTTGTTTTGGTTGATTCATATTTCCTTTGTAGCCATTTGTCTGATTATAGcccttttgttgattatgatgctTTCTTGATTCTAATCTTTCATTCACACTATTTCCACCTTAGGGATaaccttgtttttctttcttccttccatcaAATCTAAGTACTCTCCTCACTCCCCACTGCCAATCTGAGCAGTTACAGCAGTCACTGGGGCTTATCTTCCTTGTATTAGTACTTTGTAAGGCCAGTATAtcctttattaatttaaaatgtagatGCTTTTAGTGAGAGTTTCTTGATTGATTATTATGGCagaggaataaatgaataatcAGTTCCCAGTCAGAATTTCTCTGGaaattttacaataatttttttttttcattttacagtttGCAAGTTGAAAAAAGCCTGGtgtaaggaaaataaatttcttatacTTGCCCTGATTTTTATAGCTGTCCTTGTAGTAGTAACAGGTGGGTGACTTGTGAATTTTCTTTGGTTCTTTATGCAGCAGGCTATGCATTTATACCTCATGCTTAGTCCCAAATCTCTCAACTCTGCAGTAATAAAAGGACTGTAGAGACAACCTCAGGTTCCTACTAGCTTGGCAGCTTTTGCCACCTTCCTTGGGGCTTTccgtaaagaatatgcctacaatgcaggagacgcaggtttggtccctgggtcgggaagatcctctggaggaggacatggctgcccactgcagcattcttgctgggaaaatcccatgaacagagaaagcTGACTATGTACGgttctttggggtcacaaagaatcagacatgactgaggcgactgagcacacatataccACCTTCCTTGCCTCTCTTAAAAATACTCTGAGAACTTAGTCATCTTCTTGACTTCGTAAGAGTTCTTGATCtttgaataaaataatcataaattcTCAGATAACCCTCAGACAGCAACAGCAATTACTGTTTAATTGAGAGTATTTTGTGTGaactaataaataataatttattaatttattaattaataatttaataatgttaaatatactatatttattattatattttttatatttaatctaCACAAGACTATGAAATAGTTACGAAATCCATTCACACCCAAAGAAATAGCAATCAGAGTGAGTTAGTCgctttttacaaataataaattccaGGGCCAACCAGAATTGAGATTCTTTTCTGCTGGCTAAATTCCAGTTCTCTAATTTCTGATATTTTAACTACCATACAACACTGTCTCCATAATtgcattatttctttaatttcttttggatCAAGAGTGAGTTATATTACTAATAGTTGCTCTatgaaaatatttgcttatttctattatgttaaaagaaaaaaggaaaatatggaaCTAGGGATTTACTTCAAGATTTTCTCTGTTGGAGTAAATTTTCAAAGATGAAgaagtttacatttttttctggatatcATGGGTCTATGTTGTGAAAAATACCCAAAGGTAGATTTTAATTTATGACTTGTAGCCTAATAGTCTCCAGAACTTGATTTTCCATCTGCAAGTTTTGCTGAATTTAGCTCTGAAATTAAATTAACCGTTAACATTCTTgagtctcattttctttctttctttttgtcattCACAAAAGTTCTGATATTATTCCTGCTTATAACTTCTTCTGTCATTATAAAGTTCTGAGAGCACAATACTAATTATATTTAAACATctgtaaattaaatatttagaagGAAGAGTTTCTCTAAGACATatttacattcatttattcactaaaAAGGTAAAATTGAAACGATGTATTTTATTACCTGTTTGTGGTAGTCTGGATCCAGTTCTGAGtattacagaagagaaaaagtcAGGAGTTAGGAGTTGGCTCTACATTTAAATGTTTACTTGACACTGTACCCATTAATTAGCTTTAAACATTTGGAGGGCCAGGACTTTATCTAACCTAATTACTCAGCACCTCACTAAAATCCAGAAACAGTAAATTCTCAAAACAACGTACAGAGAAATAAAGTCATCATTATTCCAGCTTCTTTGGCACTAAATATTGGTTACATAGAACCAATATTTGATTAATTCAGATTTCAATGATTCATTGTCCTTTATGATGAATTTCACTTCCTTAGCTCATATGTCCTCTCCTGTCTTTAACCTTTACATTTCTTTGAGGTAAAAATGAGCCTTTATTTCTTACATTGGTCCTTGACACTATTTATATTTATGTCTCTTCCTTGGTTGCTAAATCTGCAGCATAAGTTTTGGTAGGATGTCAATATAGACCATGAGAGATGTGCAGTTCCACTTCTCAAAATAGaagccaggaaaataaaataaagtctagaCTTCTCAACCACTAAATGGTCTTCGTTATGGACAACAGAGGAATTGAATTCATCCATCATTCCATGAGTGAAGCTAGTTTTCAGGTTTCAAACCATggtagtgaaaaataaaattgattcacCAGAATGAGTACAAACACTTTGtaattgtttttattcatttcttttttttttttttttcagtattatgtTTGATATCTTCAGAAAGTGCCAAAGCTATGGAATGTTCAGAGGAGTGGATTGGTGTAAGAAGGAAGTGCTTCTATTTTTCGGATGATACCAGAAATTGGACAGCCAGTAAAAGATTTTGCAATTCACAGGGATCAGAACTTGCTCAGATTGATACACCAGAGGATATGGtaagaaaagggaaaagtttTCAATTATTTCAAAGCTAAATTTtgtacaaaggggaaaaaaaaatgataaaagctAATACTTCATGATTATgtcagagaggggaaaaaattcCTCTACCCTTCTATGTTCTTCTGGCTGATCTAAGAATTCaactgacatgagacagattaacaggagaaaaccaAATTAATTATGTACATATGAGGGCTTTATAAGAAATGACTCTCATGGACAAGTTATGCAATTGAGGCTTATATGTCATctgagagaagaagaaaggagtaAGGGTTTGGAAcatcaaagtgaaagaaagcaatTCACATGAGAtggaaatacaaattatttatttttaattagcttttattgtagtataattgctttataatgttgtgttagtttctacagtACAGCAAATTGAAtaggctatatgtatacatatatccccgttttaaaaaaattttcttcccatttaggtcaccacagagcactgattCTGAGGTTCACATAAGCTatctattatatacatattatcaaaagtgtgtatatgtcaatcccaattttccAATTCattcctcctctcctcttcccaccttggtatccatatgtttgatCTCTATGTTGAAAGGCAAATGTTTGGTGGAGCGGTTTGTTTATTTATGAAGAAAAACTATAGGTTTGTGGTTCAGTAGCAAGGAATCAGTAGGAGAGACTGTggaatatattttattagaaGAAATCATATTCTCCCAGAAATTAGATTTCTGATTATAGGAGACAATGTGCAATGGAAATTACATTGTCTCTtctagttttactgagatataattgtataagtttaaggtacagagcataatgatttgatttacatacacccatcatgaaatgattatcacaataaatttagtgaacatccatcatctcctgtagatataaaattaaagaaatagaaaatagtttttttcttGTGTTGAGAACTCTGAGCATCTCTCTCTCAACAAATTCTACACATAACATACAATATGTTAATTATATGTATCATGTTGTACATGACATTCCTAGCACTTATTTGTATCTGGAAGTttttaccttttgaccaccttcatccattcccccctcctcccaccccacctctagTAACCACAAATcccatctctttttctatgagttttttcatttgtttgtttttgaagtttaaTTGACCTGTAACatatgttagttcctgttacacacaatagtgatttgatatttcaaTACTTTTCAAAATGACCACCAGGATAATTCTAGTTATGATATGTCACCATATGATATATATCCCCAGATGCTATCAAgcatttatagattatattccccactttgtacatttcatacccatgactcattattttgcaactggaagttCAAAGCTCTTTCAactatttcttttctctccccaccCATCTCTCCACTGACAACCACCTATTTGTTTTGTGTATCTGAGACTCTGTTTCTGTCTTCTTGTGTTTGatcatttgttttgttgtttagattccacatataagtgaaatcatacagcaaTGACATTATTATTCTGGtatctgttgttattcagtcactaagtcatgtctgactttttgcaactccatggactatagtacaccagactcctctgtcctccactatctcccagagtttgctcgaattcatgtccactgagtggatGATGCTATctcaccacctcatcctctggcgcccccttttcttttgccttcaaacttgcccagcatcagagtcttttccaatgagttatgtcttttcatcaagtggccaaagtattggagcttcagcttcagcagcagtagCCACTGGTATCTATTCAAAGTAGTTTCTGAGTTTTCCTATTTTAACAGTACTTATACTTTCCTTTAAACACCCTCACCTCTCTATAATTTGGGAGAGAAGATCTGTGCACAGAATAAGACATGTGTTAGTCTTCTGCCACCCTTAAGAAACATGATATGCCTGTTCTTATAGAAATACTCAGCTCCTGAATTTGTCAGCCAGACATAACATCCTGTCAGTTTAGAGTCTCTGTCCTTTACTCTGTGAGAAACATACTGGTGTTTTATGCAGTAGAACTTGTAGGAAAGGAAGTCAAATATGATTTTTTCATCAGTTTCTCATTTGAGAGAGAGAACTTATCCTTAATGGTAATTCAAGACATAGTAGCTCAAAGAGCTTTGATGACTTGTTAGAAGTCACTCTACTACTTAGATATATTTAAGAAGTAAAAGAGCAAAGTGAAAATTATTCTCATAAAGCTAACCTGAACATCACCATCTGTGTTGTTTGTTGCTATGGAAGCATTAGGGCACACAAATTAGGATGTAAATCATAAAATGGGATGTTCCAGTGAGAAGTATGTTAGCTATAATGCTATAAAATATCGAGTAATGGATAATTCTCTGATTTGTGTGAAAGAAATTTTTGAAGAAGCATGCAGGAACTTCTATGTACTGGATTGGATTAAGCAGAAAACTAGGAGAGTCTTGGAAATGGACAAATGGCACTACATTCAATGCTGGGTGAGTTTCAAATTTACTAGGAAAGGTTCTATTCTGGTGCTGTATAAAAACTTTAAATCAGTTTGAGTTGCATTATTGTAAATAAGTCTCCCTGTTTTCTATGTGTAATTGTCTTTCTCAGTTTCTACCCTGTGACATGTGTCTTCTTAGATTGAAACATACCCTAGACCAACCCACCTTCCTTCTAATTTTGTTATATGGCATGCagtgaaattttccatttttatttttgttccttgtttcatttcatttttattgtcaaGCTCTTGCTAATAAACCCTCCTATTGCTAACTGAAATTCAACTCTTCTGCAAATTCAAAGTCAAAGCACATgtattgtacttttaaaatttttgtaagatctcttttttttttctttaaagtgttAGAGACCATATGGAAATAACCATATTTCCAAGTTAAAAGTCTTTAACTCTCCAAGATTTCTTGGAggaatatcagcaacctcagatatgtggatgataccactttaatggcagaaagcaaagaagaactaaagaacctcttgttgagggtgaaggaggagagtgaaaaagctggcttaaaactcagtattagaaaaaactaagatcatggcatctggtcccatcactccatggaaaatagagggggaaaaggtgggagcagtgacagatttcttcttctcgggctctaaaatcacagtggatggtgactgcagccatgaaattagaagaagaTTGCCTCTTGGCAGGAAAACTATGACGAATttagacagtatgttaaaaagagaagacatcactttgctgacaaagaccTGTGTAGTAAAGGCTATGATCTTtccagtggacatgtatggatgtgagaactggaccttaaagaaggcagaacacagaagaattgatgctttcaaattgtggtgctggagaaaactcttgggagtcccttggacaacaaggacatcaaaccagtcagtcttaaaagaaatcaaccatgaatactcattggaaagcctgatgctgaagctgaagctccagtagtttggccacctgatatgaacagccaactcactgtaaataaattttatcaATTTGCTTAGTTGATaatcaatctttttctttttatgcaaTGAGTATAATCTTTCATCTTTCCATAGTTCTAAAttggtttccatttttatatCTAGCAATTAATAATATTAAGGCAGGAAGACATGGATAAAAAGTCAGGAAACAACATTCCCTCAAGAAatagttatataaataaataatattgcttttgttgttgttcagttgccaagtcatgtctgactcttcttgactccatagactgcagcatgccaggcttctccgtccctcaccatctcctggagtttgcctaagttcatgtccattgaattggtgatgcaaattgataaaaattattataattagtCTCCTTGGTTTCCATATCAGTATATTTCAAAAGTGCCAAATGAATATAAATCTTGTTTCTTACTTTCAAAACTGAACATTGGCTAAAAATATACCAGGTAATATGCTAGggaactgcttttaaaaaattccatataTCACTTGATTTAGAAACACTTTCTCTCTCTCGAAAGAAATAAATATAGTTAGATAAAGTTAGATAAATGGAGATAGATATAAGCTTTTATTTATGTCTATTATTTCTCTTTGTCTATTTGTATCTCTGTCTTTCTACCTATTGCCCTAAATAAGTTGACAGATTAtgctaataataatagtaatattaaatacctacattgctttaaaaaaacagatatttGGGGAGTAGAGTATTGTGATAGGTGAGTAAAGCTTAGCGTTTTGTATAAAATGCTTCAAATTGCTCTTTGATTATAGCTGAAAATGGTCCCAAactgatttttattgtttcttttcaggTTTGAAATCAGTGGGAATGGACcctttgcttttttgaattcTGATGGAGTCCACAGTTCCAGGGGATTTGTTGATATCAAGTGGATTTGCAGCAAACCAATATCTAAAACATAGAATAAATTGAGAAATCAATAAAGaattttgtaagttttttttttttttaatcgaagtGTAGTTGGTTTACAAATGTTAGTTTCTGGCATACAATAAAATTTTTCAAGAATTAAAGGAACTTAaagttattgaatgaatgaatgattatatATAGAATCTTATTAATTCAAGGCACATAATTGCCCATCATGAGCACAAGTCAGGAAACTTCTGTTAAATAGGACCAAACAAAGTTACAGTATACAATTAGATGACATTTACTGTATTAGTAGTTATGATAAATTTAAAGGGATTTATATTGATAGGTCAGCCAAGACCTACTGCTTAAAAGTTAGAGAAATATATGTGCTTAATATGTGTAAATATTACAAACCACTAACCATAGCAACTTTGGTTTAAATAAATGTTACAAGAGAGTCATCTATGAACAAACATGTACTTAAATAATATCTTACaaataagggaaaggaaggacCCTAACTCTATAACACAGATACATTATCAGAGTTCTATATTAAAATTACAAAGCTTAGATTACAGAAGATAAActagaaaaataacattaaaagttAATAGAGAATagattattgaaaaatatttcccTTTTCCAAGTAAGAACAAGGAAATATGATAGGATGCAACCCTAGATGTGTCATAAAATTCAAACTCTGTAGGGTGTGGGGAAAATTATATTAAGCCCTTCTTTGTTACATTTGTTTGAGTTAACTTCCTGCCTAGGTAACTGTAACCTCTCAGTACAAGAAGGAAGGAGAGTGTAGGAGAATACATAGACACTTAGGATGGAGaagctggagaa
This window of the Bos taurus isolate L1 Dominette 01449 registration number 42190680 breed Hereford chromosome 5, ARS-UCD2.0, whole genome shotgun sequence genome carries:
- the LOC100847268 gene encoding C-type lectin domain family 2 member A, whose translation is MTSSYTSIYLPEEAPSVEAVCFHQCPCLHDEMQALPASTGDAPREAVCKLKKAWCKENKFLILALIFIAVLVVVTVLCLISSESAKAMECSEEWIGVRRKCFYFSDDTRNWTASKRFCNSQGSELAQIDTPEDMKFLKKHAGTSMYWIGLSRKLGESWKWTNGTTFNAGFEISGNGPFAFLNSDGVHSSRGFVDIKWICSKPISKT